The DNA sequence CTTGCACAAGCCTTCTAAAAGCATCGCACCTACATTGGCGCTGCTGGATTTCAACGTGTGGGCGGCAATGCACAAGGCATCATGATCATCATCAGCAACGGCTTTTTTCAATTTTTCAATTAACTTTGGCGCATCGCGCAAATAAAATCCAATGAGGCGAGAAAACAGGCCGGGCGCTCCTCTGCGTTCCAGAATACGGATTTGTTCCAGCACCTGCTGATCGATCGGTTCTGCGGACTCGCCGGACGACCGATTCTCACTCCCTTCGCCCGCTAGCAAGTGAGAAGTCGAGGGAGAGGGTTCCAGGGACAGCTGCACGAGCGTCGGCAGCCAGCGGTTTAATATCTTGACCAAATTCGCCTGGGAAAAAGGTTTACTCAAATAATCGTCCATGCCCGCTTTCAGACAACGCTCCCGGTCACCGCTGACCGCATGGGCGGTCAGCGCCACGATCGGTAACCGGCCACGATCGGCCTGCTGTCGCTCTCGTTCGCGGATCAGCGCCGTCGCCTGGAATCCGTCCATCACCGGCATTTGGCAATCCATGAGCACCAGGTCGCAGGTTTGCTGCTCAAGCCAGTCAACGGCCTGGCGCCCTTGGTCAGCCACCGCGACGATGCAACCGGACTCGGTCAGCATCGCTTTCGCCAATTCCTGGTTGACCGCGTTGTCTTCGACCAGCAGTATGCGCGCTCCGCGACGAATCAGGGTCTGTTGGCACGTTTGCTGTGATGACGTGAGTTTCTTCCCATCCGGTTGAAGTAACTGACGCAGGCAACTCCACAACAGCGATTGACGCACGGGTTTGTGCAATTGACAGACTATGCCCGCCTTGTGCGCCTTGTCCTGAAACTCGCCTTCAAACATTGCTGACGTCAGTAAAACCAGCAAGGTATTGCATAATTCCGGTTGTTCATGGATGGCTAACGCCAGCTCCACCCCGGTCATGTCCGGCATCAGGCCGTCCAGCAAGGCGATTTCATAGGGATCGCCAGCGGTATGGGCTAACAACAGCTCATTGACTGTCGCCTGTCCGTCGGCAACGCAGTCACAGCGCATCTCCCACGCTTGTAATTGATGGAGCAGAGTCTCGCGGTTGGTCGCGCTGTCATCCACCACCAGAATGCGCACGCCGCGTAGATGGTCGATAGAGCCGAGGTGGCCCGTAGCGCGTTCGACAGGCCGCTGCAAAAACAGGTTAAAGGCAAAAGTCGAACCTTGGGTTTCCGTGCTCTGTACAGTGAGTACGCCGCCCATCAACTCTACAAGTTGCCGGGCAATGGCCAACCCCAGGCCGGTGCCGCCGTGCTGACGGGTCATGGATCCGTCGACCTGATCGAAGGCATTAAAAATCCGCGTTTGCGCAGTCTTGGGAATGCCGACGCCGGTATCCCGCACCTCAAAGCGCAATTCCAGGCCCGCATCGGTATCGCGCGGCGGCGCTGCCCACACCATCACTTCACCCCGTTCGGTAAACTTGATGGCGTTGCCGACCAGATTGGTCAGCACCTGACGTAAACGCACTGGATCGCCGCGCGCGACTAGGGGTTGCGGCGGCAGCGCGCAAATCAGCTCCAGTCTCTTGCGCTGGGCGCTATCCGCGAATAAAGCCGCAACCTCCTCGACCACCACGCGGGCATCGAAAT is a window from the Gammaproteobacteria bacterium genome containing:
- a CDS encoding response regulator, whose protein sequence is MKAFGNLSVKYKLMAMMLLINALALAAVAVALVINETYTLRQATRNQLLTLADVISANTASALLFNDLKAAGENLRVLRAKPDIRYATIDSPDERILADYYLPDLTEKERQKLRQGDDILNRQLEQQSSDEVNPSSAVIMFNGVDGQIMMVKWPIKQDNQLLGYLEMYSDMRDLTDNLHRYYWIIAALFAASLSLAAVLASGFQRVISVPILRLRAVMEQVSNSRNYHTRVQRDSNDELGALVDGFNDMLAQIQRRDADLAHYNARLEAQVAARTQELSDANQELQTLVQELSEAKEFAEAASQAKSQFLANMSHEIRTPMNGILGMAELLLNTELPAQQRRFAELIQQSGLSLLKIINDILDFSKIEAGKLELSNVDFDARVVVEEVAALFADSAQRKRLELICALPPQPLVARGDPVRLRQVLTNLVGNAIKFTERGEVMVWAAPPRDTDAGLELRFEVRDTGVGIPKTAQTRIFNAFDQVDGSMTRQHGGTGLGLAIARQLVELMGGVLTVQSTETQGSTFAFNLFLQRPVERATGHLGSIDHLRGVRILVVDDSATNRETLLHQLQAWEMRCDCVADGQATVNELLLAHTAGDPYEIALLDGLMPDMTGVELALAIHEQPELCNTLLVLLTSAMFEGEFQDKAHKAGIVCQLHKPVRQSLLWSCLRQLLQPDGKKLTSSQQTCQQTLIRRGARILLVEDNAVNQELAKAMLTESGCIVAVADQGRQAVDWLEQQTCDLVLMDCQMPVMDGFQATALIRERERQQADRGRLPIVALTAHAVSGDRERCLKAGMDDYLSKPFSQANLVKILNRWLPTLVQLSLEPSPSTSHLLAGEGSENRSSGESAEPIDQQVLEQIRILERRGAPGLFSRLIGFYLRDAPKLIEKLKKAVADDDHDALCIAAHTLKSSSANVGAMLLEGLCKKLEMQARQRQAVDAMQQLVEIEEAFDAAQAILRQEIVKGRYANSE